One window from the genome of Variovorax sp. PAMC26660 encodes:
- a CDS encoding rhodanese-like domain-containing protein, whose protein sequence is MIDQVRPADLAAWFAQDADAAPVLLDVREPWELQTASVAPQGFTLVAIPMNEIPGRLAELGEGQRIACLCHHGARSQRVAAFLNQNGFDQLANVAGGIDAWSSQHDPSVPRY, encoded by the coding sequence ATGATCGACCAAGTCCGCCCCGCCGACCTTGCCGCCTGGTTCGCACAGGACGCCGACGCCGCCCCCGTGCTGCTCGACGTGCGCGAGCCCTGGGAACTGCAGACGGCGAGCGTCGCGCCCCAGGGTTTCACGCTGGTGGCGATCCCGATGAACGAGATTCCCGGGCGGCTGGCCGAGCTGGGCGAAGGCCAACGCATCGCCTGCTTGTGCCACCACGGCGCGCGCAGCCAGCGCGTGGCCGCTTTTCTGAACCAGAACGGCTTTGACCAGCTCGCCAATGTGGCGGGCGGCATCGACGCCTGGTCTTCGCAGCACGACCCTTCCGTGCCGCGCTACTAG
- a CDS encoding TolC family outer membrane protein — translation MPPRPRLLPLSAALASVIASLLALPAQGQTLNGLYEAARGYDATYQGARAQYEANVARAAQAKAGILPAVGLTAGVTRTDLEIDTLTGNSRGTTPRDFNTQNVGINATQPLYRPANWATYEQGKRQADIAQAVLTLAEQDLIVRVSQAYFDVLASQDSLALVRAQKVAVAEQLASAKRNFEVGTSTITDSREAQARYDLVIAQEIAAENDLQVKKIVLDQLVGVPGSVPVPLAVPVVLPTAMPADINAWVAQANDVHPAIRQARLGLDVAGLEVQKAQAGHKPTLDANLGYNVTRNPTGTSTSAVGTRVNATTVGVTFNLPLFAGFATENRIKETLALEDQSRSVLDGTQRSVAQATRAAYLGLVSGAGQVKALEAAEASSQSALDANKLGYQVGVRINIDVLNSQSQLFQTKRDLAQARYNVLLGNLKLRQANGTLTTDDMNAINATLASNGNVPAVPAAITSTPDRAVPYVPVTPPSIPVIPPVPVQPFNPPAPTMPTAPVPPVILNPPVR, via the coding sequence ATGCCTCCAAGGCCCCGGCTTCTGCCCCTTTCCGCAGCACTTGCAAGCGTCATTGCGTCACTGCTCGCATTGCCGGCCCAGGGCCAGACACTGAACGGACTTTATGAAGCCGCCCGCGGCTACGACGCCACCTACCAGGGCGCACGGGCCCAGTACGAAGCGAACGTGGCGCGCGCCGCGCAGGCCAAGGCCGGCATCCTGCCCGCCGTGGGACTCACCGCCGGCGTGACGCGCACCGACCTGGAAATCGACACCCTCACGGGCAACAGCCGGGGCACCACGCCGCGTGACTTCAACACGCAGAACGTGGGCATCAACGCCACGCAACCGCTGTACCGCCCCGCCAACTGGGCCACCTACGAACAGGGCAAGCGGCAGGCCGACATTGCGCAGGCCGTGCTCACCCTTGCCGAGCAGGACCTGATCGTGCGCGTGAGCCAGGCCTACTTCGACGTGCTCGCGAGCCAGGACAGCCTGGCGCTCGTGCGCGCACAGAAAGTCGCCGTGGCCGAGCAGCTTGCATCGGCCAAGCGCAACTTCGAGGTCGGCACATCGACCATCACCGATTCGCGCGAGGCCCAGGCCCGCTACGACCTCGTGATCGCCCAGGAGATCGCGGCAGAGAACGACCTGCAGGTCAAGAAGATCGTGCTCGACCAACTGGTCGGCGTGCCCGGCAGCGTGCCAGTGCCGCTGGCGGTGCCGGTCGTGTTGCCCACCGCGATGCCGGCGGACATCAACGCCTGGGTCGCGCAAGCCAACGATGTGCATCCCGCGATCCGGCAGGCCCGCCTCGGCCTCGACGTGGCCGGACTCGAAGTCCAGAAAGCCCAGGCCGGCCACAAGCCCACGCTCGACGCGAACCTCGGCTACAACGTCACGCGCAACCCCACGGGCACCAGCACCAGTGCGGTCGGCACGCGGGTCAATGCCACCACCGTCGGCGTGACCTTCAACCTGCCGCTGTTCGCCGGCTTCGCCACCGAGAACCGCATCAAGGAAACCCTGGCGCTCGAAGACCAGTCGCGCAGCGTGCTCGACGGCACACAGCGCAGCGTGGCGCAGGCCACGCGCGCGGCCTACCTCGGGCTGGTGTCGGGCGCAGGGCAGGTCAAGGCGCTGGAAGCGGCCGAGGCTTCGAGCCAGAGCGCGCTCGATGCCAACAAGCTCGGCTACCAGGTGGGCGTGCGCATCAACATCGACGTGCTGAATTCGCAGAGCCAGCTGTTCCAGACCAAGCGCGACCTTGCACAGGCGCGCTACAACGTGCTGCTGGGCAACCTGAAGCTGCGCCAGGCCAACGGCACGCTGACGACCGACGACATGAATGCGATCAACGCGACGCTGGCAAGCAATGGCAACGTGCCGGCCGTGCCGGCGGCAATCACGTCGACGCCAGACCGCGCCGTGCCGTATGTGCCGGTCACGCCGCCGAGCATTCCAGTGATTCCGCCGGTGCCGGTGCAGCCGTTCAATCCGCCTGCGCCGACGATGCCGACGGCGCCTGTGCCGCCGGTGATTTTGAATCCGCCAGTGCGCTGA
- a CDS encoding DNA-3-methyladenine glycosylase 2 family protein yields the protein MPTTHAPTEALESDACYLAMKTHDARFDGSFFTAVTSTGIYCRPVCRVKLPRRENCRFFRHAAQAEAAGFRPCLRCRPELAPRAASWSTEDASRILALQAARLIDEPDAWSEDGPGAAQIAARLGVSDRHLRRIFEAQFGVSPLQYLQTRRLLAAKQLIADTRLPMTQVALASGFASVRRFNAAFVEHYGLNPSALRRAGGTTVEGGGGKAIEVRLGFRPPYDTHAMLAFFARRALRGVEIASTADGKEPVKGSTPTYVKLARTLRVQQGGQTHAGWLQLRFDIEREQMLLSVSDSLAAVLPIVISRARAMFDLDAEPMAINAALHAAFPHGDGLRVPGTVDGFELAVRAVLGQQITVAAARTLGSRLVEAFGEAIVTPVEGLNRLFPTPAAIAAASGDALGQLGIVRQRQTALQAIAREVASGKLALHAGADVPSTIAALQELPGIGAWTAQYIAMRALRWPDAFPAGDVALQKALGVTTSRAASEASQAWRPWRSYAVLRAWHAPSPSTVAADPVATESPIITTAGLTA from the coding sequence ATGCCTACCACCCACGCCCCCACCGAAGCGCTCGAGAGCGACGCCTGCTACCTGGCGATGAAGACGCACGATGCGCGCTTCGACGGGTCGTTCTTCACCGCCGTGACCTCCACCGGCATCTATTGCCGGCCGGTCTGCCGCGTGAAGCTGCCGCGGCGCGAGAACTGCCGGTTCTTCCGCCATGCGGCCCAGGCCGAGGCGGCGGGCTTTCGCCCCTGCCTGCGCTGCCGGCCCGAACTGGCCCCGCGTGCGGCGAGCTGGTCGACCGAGGACGCCTCGCGCATCCTGGCGCTGCAGGCCGCCCGGCTGATCGACGAGCCCGATGCGTGGTCCGAAGACGGCCCCGGTGCGGCGCAAATTGCGGCGCGCCTGGGCGTGAGCGACCGCCACCTGCGGCGCATCTTCGAGGCGCAGTTCGGCGTGTCCCCCTTGCAGTACCTGCAGACGCGCCGCCTGCTGGCCGCCAAGCAGTTGATCGCCGACACCCGGCTGCCCATGACGCAAGTGGCGCTGGCCAGCGGCTTCGCCAGCGTGCGCCGTTTCAATGCAGCCTTTGTCGAGCACTACGGCCTCAACCCGAGCGCACTGCGGCGTGCCGGCGGCACCACCGTCGAGGGCGGCGGGGGCAAGGCGATCGAAGTGCGGCTGGGCTTTCGTCCGCCCTACGACACCCACGCCATGCTCGCCTTCTTCGCGCGCCGGGCGCTGCGCGGCGTCGAGATCGCCTCGACAGCAGACGGCAAGGAACCCGTCAAGGGCAGCACGCCCACCTACGTGAAGCTCGCCCGCACATTGCGCGTGCAGCAAGGCGGGCAGACCCACGCCGGCTGGCTGCAACTGCGCTTCGACATCGAGCGCGAGCAGATGCTACTGTCGGTCAGCGATTCGCTCGCCGCGGTGCTGCCCATCGTGATCAGCCGCGCACGCGCCATGTTCGACCTCGACGCCGAGCCGATGGCCATCAACGCCGCGCTGCATGCGGCCTTTCCGCACGGCGACGGGTTGCGCGTGCCGGGCACCGTCGACGGCTTCGAGCTGGCGGTGCGCGCGGTGCTGGGCCAGCAGATCACGGTGGCCGCGGCGCGCACGCTGGGCTCGCGGCTGGTCGAGGCCTTCGGCGAGGCGATCGTCACGCCCGTCGAAGGGTTGAACCGGTTGTTTCCCACACCGGCAGCCATTGCGGCCGCAAGCGGCGACGCACTGGGCCAGCTCGGCATCGTGCGCCAGCGGCAGACCGCCCTGCAGGCCATCGCCCGCGAAGTCGCGTCCGGCAAGCTGGCCCTGCATGCGGGTGCCGACGTGCCATCGACCATCGCGGCGCTGCAGGAGCTTCCCGGCATCGGCGCATGGACCGCGCAGTACATCGCGATGCGGGCCCTGCGCTGGCCCGACGCCTTTCCGGCCGGCGATGTCGCGCTGCAGAAGGCGCTGGGCGTCACCACCTCCCGCGCGGCCAGCGAAGCCTCGCAGGCCTGGCGGCCCTGGCGCAGCTACGCGGTGCTGCGCGCCTGGCATGCGCCCTCGCCTTCGACGGTTGCCGCCGACCCGGTTGCCACCGAATCTCCCATCATCACCACGGCAGGCCTCACCGCCTGA
- a CDS encoding phosphomannomutase/phosphoglucomutase, with the protein MQLSASIFKAYDIRGVVPVTLDAEVAEALGRAFGSAARAAGEKSVAVGRDGRLSGPALVEALIKGLVATGIEVIDVGAVTTPLLYFAAHTLASSGIQVTGSHNPKDYNGFKMVLAGRAIYGDEIQGLRKTMEEGSAKLAPGGSVRKVDVTDAYVKRIAGDIKLARPMKIVVDSGNGIAGATAPAIFRAIGCEVTELFSEVDGDFPNHHPDPSKPENLKDLMAALASGDAELGLAFDGDGDRLGIVTKDGQNIFPDRQMQLFAQDVLSRVPGGTIVYDVKCSQRLAPAIEAAGGVPMIFKTGHSLIKAKMKEIDSPLGGEMSGHIFFKERWFGFDDGTYAGCRLLEILSKSPDASDVLNALPTSFSTPELNVPCAEGEAHAVVDKLVKGASFAAPAKVSTIDGLRVDWPDGFGLIRASNTTPVLVLRFEGQTDAALKRIETEMLALLRTVKPDAKLAEASH; encoded by the coding sequence ATGCAGCTCAGCGCGTCGATCTTCAAGGCCTATGACATCCGTGGCGTCGTGCCCGTCACCCTCGATGCCGAGGTTGCCGAAGCGCTCGGCCGGGCCTTTGGCAGCGCTGCCCGCGCCGCCGGTGAAAAGTCCGTGGCCGTGGGGCGCGATGGCCGCCTGTCGGGCCCCGCGCTGGTCGAAGCACTCATCAAGGGCCTCGTGGCCACCGGCATCGAAGTGATCGACGTGGGCGCCGTCACCACCCCGCTGCTGTACTTCGCAGCCCACACGCTGGCCTCCAGCGGCATCCAGGTCACGGGCAGCCACAACCCCAAGGACTACAACGGCTTCAAGATGGTGCTGGCCGGCCGCGCGATCTATGGCGACGAGATCCAGGGCCTGCGCAAGACCATGGAAGAGGGCAGCGCCAAGCTCGCACCCGGTGGCAGCGTGCGCAAGGTCGACGTGACCGATGCCTACGTCAAGCGCATCGCCGGCGACATCAAGCTGGCCCGCCCCATGAAGATCGTGGTGGATTCCGGCAACGGCATCGCGGGTGCGACGGCTCCGGCCATCTTCCGCGCCATCGGCTGCGAGGTGACCGAGCTGTTCAGCGAGGTCGACGGCGACTTCCCCAATCACCACCCCGATCCGAGCAAGCCCGAGAACCTCAAGGACCTGATGGCCGCGCTGGCATCGGGCGATGCCGAACTGGGCCTGGCCTTCGACGGCGACGGCGACCGCCTGGGCATCGTCACCAAGGACGGCCAGAACATCTTTCCGGACCGCCAGATGCAACTTTTTGCACAGGACGTGCTGTCGCGCGTGCCGGGCGGCACCATCGTCTACGACGTGAAGTGCTCGCAGCGCCTGGCGCCGGCCATCGAGGCCGCGGGCGGCGTGCCGATGATCTTCAAGACAGGCCATTCGCTCATCAAGGCGAAGATGAAGGAAATCGATTCGCCGCTCGGTGGCGAGATGAGCGGCCACATCTTTTTCAAGGAGCGCTGGTTCGGCTTCGACGACGGTACCTACGCGGGCTGCCGCCTGCTCGAGATTTTGAGCAAGAGCCCGGATGCGAGCGATGTGCTGAACGCGCTGCCCACCAGCTTCTCGACGCCCGAACTCAACGTGCCCTGCGCCGAAGGCGAAGCACACGCGGTTGTCGACAAGCTCGTCAAGGGCGCGAGCTTCGCGGCCCCCGCCAAGGTCTCGACCATCGATGGCCTGCGCGTGGACTGGCCCGATGGTTTCGGCCTGATCCGCGCTTCCAACACCACACCCGTGCTGGTGCTGCGCTTCGAAGGCCAGACTGACGCGGCGCTCAAGCGCATCGAAACAGAGATGCTTGCGCTGCTGCGGACCGTCAAGCCCGACGCCAAGCTGGCCGAAGCTTCACACTGA
- a CDS encoding TetR/AcrR family transcriptional regulator → MPTPRSFVDKICPVRAKRERRKEARPGELLAAALDLFVEKGFAATRSEEVAARAGVSKGTLFLYFPSKEELFKAVVMENLGGRFTEWNAEFEAFEGTSAEMLRYCMNVWWERVGMTKASGLTKLMVCEGANFPELAEFYRQQVVRPGHVLLRRILQRGIDRGEFAPVDVDHAIYSVVAPMVFLMLWKHSAMVCVDGVSALDPEKYLATQAETVLYGLSVRAGDKA, encoded by the coding sequence ATGCCCACGCCCCGCTCCTTCGTCGACAAGATCTGCCCGGTCCGCGCCAAGCGCGAGCGCCGGAAAGAGGCACGCCCCGGTGAATTGCTCGCGGCCGCGCTCGACCTGTTCGTGGAAAAAGGCTTTGCCGCCACCCGTTCCGAGGAAGTCGCGGCCCGTGCCGGCGTGTCCAAGGGCACCCTCTTTCTGTACTTTCCGAGCAAGGAAGAGCTGTTCAAGGCCGTGGTGATGGAAAACCTCGGCGGCCGTTTCACCGAGTGGAACGCCGAATTCGAGGCCTTCGAGGGCACGTCGGCCGAGATGCTGCGCTACTGCATGAATGTCTGGTGGGAGCGCGTCGGCATGACCAAGGCCTCGGGCCTGACCAAGCTGATGGTGTGCGAGGGCGCCAATTTCCCCGAGCTGGCGGAGTTCTACCGGCAGCAGGTGGTGCGTCCCGGACACGTGCTGCTGCGGCGCATCCTGCAGCGCGGCATCGACCGCGGCGAGTTCGCACCGGTCGACGTCGACCACGCCATCTATTCGGTGGTGGCGCCCATGGTCTTCCTGATGCTCTGGAAGCACTCGGCCATGGTCTGCGTCGACGGCGTCAGCGCCCTCGACCCCGAAAAGTACCTCGCCACGCAAGCGGAAACGGTGCTTTACGGGCTCAGCGTGCGCGCCGGGGACAAGGCATGA
- the msrA gene encoding peptide-methionine (S)-S-oxide reductase MsrA, whose amino-acid sequence MTPSSSPNETIVIGGGCFWCTEAVFDRVQGVVDVESGYCNGQVVNPTYEQVCTGRTGHAEVVKLEFDPAQISLREILEIFFVVHDPTTLNRQGNDAGTQYRSGIYYTSDAQKQVADEVIREIEASKTYASPVVTEVAPLANYSTAEAYHQDYFLNNPNQGYCAFVVGPKVEKFQKTFASRVKKT is encoded by the coding sequence ATGACCCCCTCATCGTCGCCCAACGAAACCATCGTGATCGGTGGCGGCTGCTTCTGGTGCACCGAAGCGGTGTTCGACCGGGTACAGGGCGTGGTCGACGTGGAGTCGGGCTATTGCAACGGCCAGGTCGTCAACCCGACCTACGAGCAGGTCTGCACCGGCCGCACCGGCCATGCCGAGGTGGTGAAGCTCGAGTTCGACCCGGCGCAGATCAGCCTGCGCGAGATTCTCGAAATCTTCTTCGTCGTGCACGACCCGACAACGCTCAATCGCCAGGGCAACGACGCCGGCACGCAATACCGCAGCGGCATCTACTACACGAGCGATGCGCAAAAGCAGGTGGCCGACGAGGTCATCCGCGAGATCGAGGCCAGCAAGACCTACGCCTCGCCCGTGGTGACCGAAGTGGCACCGCTCGCCAACTACTCCACCGCCGAGGCCTACCACCAGGACTACTTTCTGAACAACCCGAACCAGGGCTACTGCGCGTTCGTCGTGGGCCCCAAGGTCGAGAAGTTCCAGAAGACCTTCGCCTCGCGCGTCAAGAAGACCTGA
- a CDS encoding DUF1345 domain-containing protein, with amino-acid sequence MRQHLSTTTGPQRLLYGGVVGIAVALMPWPIGFTARGLAGWCAGVLVFQVLTWWLADTFDAKRTRERAQLLDQPNIVILVSMLVAVGVSVVAIAMMLQEVKQMDGIVRAVHIALGLVALVGSWLMMHSIYAFHYAHRYYIDQKGGSPDGGLDFPGKDDPDYFDFLYYSYVIGMTSQVSDVQATSREMRRITLIHSMLSFAFNMLVLALSVNVVAGAV; translated from the coding sequence ATGCGCCAACACCTCTCCACCACTACCGGCCCCCAGCGTCTTCTGTATGGCGGCGTGGTCGGCATTGCCGTCGCGCTGATGCCCTGGCCCATCGGCTTCACGGCGCGCGGCCTGGCCGGCTGGTGCGCGGGCGTGCTGGTGTTCCAGGTGCTGACGTGGTGGCTGGCCGACACCTTCGATGCGAAGCGCACGCGCGAGCGCGCGCAGTTGCTGGACCAGCCCAACATCGTGATCCTGGTCTCGATGCTGGTGGCGGTCGGCGTGAGCGTGGTGGCCATCGCGATGATGCTGCAGGAGGTCAAGCAGATGGACGGCATCGTGCGCGCCGTCCACATCGCGCTCGGTCTGGTGGCGCTGGTGGGCTCCTGGCTGATGATGCATTCGATCTACGCGTTCCACTACGCGCACCGCTACTACATCGACCAGAAGGGCGGCTCACCCGATGGGGGCCTGGACTTTCCGGGCAAGGACGATCCGGACTACTTCGACTTTCTCTACTACTCGTACGTGATCGGCATGACCTCGCAGGTGTCGGACGTCCAGGCGACCTCGCGCGAGATGCGCCGCATCACGCTCATTCACAGCATGCTGTCGTTCGCTTTCAACATGCTGGTGCTGGCGTTGTCGGTCAACGTGGTGGCCGGCGCCGTATAG
- a CDS encoding methylated-DNA--[protein]-cysteine S-methyltransferase — translation MKFKSKVIYTSHIDTPLGGITMAATDLGLAGVWFDQQRHWPDTTGWQTKDDHPALVEAAAQLHDYFAGKRDNFDMKLDLSHGTAFQQSVWQQLLAIPAGATTSYGALSVNVGNPAAVRAVGAAVGRNPISVIVPCHRVLGADGSLTGYAGGLDRKTALLELEGAL, via the coding sequence ATGAAGTTCAAGAGCAAAGTCATCTACACCTCGCACATCGACACGCCGCTGGGCGGCATCACGATGGCCGCCACCGACCTGGGCCTGGCCGGTGTCTGGTTCGACCAGCAACGCCACTGGCCCGACACCACCGGCTGGCAGACCAAGGACGACCATCCCGCGCTGGTCGAGGCCGCCGCGCAACTGCACGACTACTTCGCCGGCAAGCGCGACAACTTCGACATGAAGCTCGACCTGTCGCACGGCACCGCCTTCCAGCAAAGCGTGTGGCAGCAGTTGCTGGCCATTCCGGCCGGCGCGACCACGAGCTACGGTGCACTGAGCGTCAACGTCGGCAACCCGGCTGCTGTGCGCGCGGTGGGCGCGGCCGTGGGGCGCAACCCGATCAGCGTGATCGTGCCCTGCCACCGCGTGCTCGGCGCCGACGGTTCCCTGACCGGTTACGCTGGCGGGCTCGATCGCAAGACAGCGCTGCTGGAGCTAGAGGGCGCGCTGTAG
- a CDS encoding 3-deoxy-D-manno-octulosonic acid transferase has translation MRSILLRLYGAFTTVVQPLVRRKLRRRAQAEPGYGVAVEERFGHYDETITGNAQCWVHAVSLGETRAAAILIAELRRQYPGVPILLTHGTATGREEGAKLLEPGDTQVWQPWDTPGAVARFLDKFQPQIGVLMETEVWPEMAAACAERRIPLVLANARLNEKSLAAAERLAWLARPAYSALTAVWAQTEADAHRLVSLGAKVAGVYGNLKFDATPDTRQLATAASLREHLPRPMVVLASSRDGEERLLLEVLKRFGATSPVPPEQGAIRSIAKRVHDVQWMIVPRHPQRFDEVAALIEAEGFAVARRSAAGQPTDAEIWLGDSLGEMALYYGLADVALLGGSFEPLGGQNLIEPAACGCPVIMGPSTFNFAEAAQLSLAAGASLRVEGMEQAVTAALKLVENPERRAIMAQAALAFSSSNRGAAERTAAAVLAIAQAAEPVATANAPLEDEPPRAEPTLD, from the coding sequence GTGCGTTCTATCTTGCTGCGCCTGTACGGCGCCTTCACCACCGTTGTGCAACCCCTGGTGCGCCGCAAGTTGCGGCGCAGGGCGCAGGCCGAGCCCGGCTATGGCGTCGCCGTCGAAGAGCGCTTCGGCCATTACGACGAGACCATCACGGGCAATGCCCAATGCTGGGTGCACGCCGTCTCGCTCGGCGAAACGCGCGCCGCCGCCATCCTGATCGCCGAGCTGCGGCGGCAATACCCGGGCGTGCCGATCCTGCTCACGCATGGCACCGCGACCGGCCGGGAAGAGGGCGCCAAGCTGCTCGAACCCGGCGACACGCAGGTCTGGCAGCCTTGGGACACGCCCGGCGCCGTGGCGCGTTTTCTGGACAAGTTCCAGCCGCAGATCGGCGTGCTGATGGAAACCGAGGTCTGGCCCGAAATGGCAGCGGCCTGCGCCGAGCGCCGCATTCCGCTGGTGCTGGCCAACGCGCGGCTCAACGAAAAATCACTGGCTGCGGCCGAACGGCTTGCCTGGCTGGCGCGGCCCGCGTATTCGGCGCTCACCGCCGTGTGGGCACAGACCGAGGCCGACGCGCACCGGCTGGTGTCGCTCGGCGCCAAGGTGGCCGGCGTCTACGGCAATCTCAAGTTCGACGCCACGCCCGACACGCGGCAACTGGCCACGGCCGCGTCGCTGCGCGAGCATCTGCCCAGGCCGATGGTCGTTCTTGCAAGCTCGCGCGACGGTGAAGAGCGGCTGCTGCTCGAAGTGCTCAAGCGCTTCGGTGCGACTTCGCCCGTGCCACCTGAACAAGGCGCGATCCGCTCGATCGCCAAGCGCGTGCACGACGTGCAATGGATGATCGTGCCGCGCCATCCGCAACGCTTCGACGAAGTAGCGGCGCTGATCGAGGCGGAAGGCTTCGCGGTCGCGCGGCGTAGCGCGGCGGGTCAGCCGACCGACGCCGAGATCTGGCTGGGCGACTCGCTGGGCGAAATGGCGCTGTACTACGGCCTGGCCGACGTGGCGCTGCTGGGCGGCAGCTTCGAGCCGCTGGGCGGACAGAACCTGATCGAGCCGGCCGCCTGCGGCTGCCCGGTGATCATGGGACCGTCGACCTTCAACTTCGCGGAGGCGGCGCAACTGTCGCTCGCGGCGGGCGCATCGCTGCGCGTCGAGGGCATGGAGCAGGCCGTGACGGCGGCGCTGAAGCTGGTCGAGAACCCCGAGCGGCGCGCCATCATGGCGCAGGCCGCGCTGGCGTTTTCGTCGTCGAACCGGGGTGCAGCCGAACGCACGGCCGCCGCGGTGCTGGCGATTGCGCAGGCTGCGGAACCGGTGGCAACCGCCAACGCGCCGCTGGAAGACGAGCCGCCGAGGGCGGAACCCACACTGGACTGA
- a CDS encoding DMT family transporter — translation MTTTNNNTVVAAPPAASTAWLIDLVLLAALWGASFLFMRIGAAEFGALPTAAVRVAIASLFLLPIALLRGQGPSLAKHWKASLAVGVFNSGMPFALFCFALLTINTGLAAVLNATTPMFGALVAWAWFRERPNGSRLIGLVIGFAGVAMLASRSAGLHAGASGHAALWAVLACLGACLCYGISASATRRHLGGVPALTTATGSQIGATLFLALPAIWLWPAQMPSLRAWLALLALGIACTGVAYILFFRLIERAGPARALTVTFLVPVFALFYGAVFLGESITQWMLICAVVIVCGVALSTGIVKLGPTRKATV, via the coding sequence ATGACCACAACGAACAACAACACCGTCGTCGCAGCACCACCGGCCGCGTCTACCGCCTGGCTTATCGATCTGGTGCTCCTGGCCGCGCTCTGGGGCGCGTCTTTCCTCTTCATGCGCATCGGCGCCGCCGAGTTCGGCGCGCTGCCGACGGCCGCCGTGCGGGTGGCAATTGCCTCGCTGTTCCTGCTGCCGATCGCGCTGCTGCGCGGCCAGGGTCCGTCCCTCGCGAAGCACTGGAAGGCCAGCCTCGCGGTCGGCGTCTTCAATTCGGGCATGCCGTTCGCGCTCTTCTGCTTCGCGCTGCTGACCATCAACACCGGCCTTGCCGCCGTGCTCAATGCCACGACCCCGATGTTCGGCGCGCTGGTGGCATGGGCGTGGTTCCGCGAGCGCCCCAACGGTTCGCGCCTCATCGGCCTGGTGATCGGCTTTGCCGGCGTGGCGATGCTCGCCAGCCGCAGCGCCGGCCTGCATGCGGGCGCCAGCGGCCATGCGGCACTGTGGGCCGTGCTCGCCTGCCTGGGCGCCTGCCTGTGCTACGGCATTTCGGCCAGCGCCACGCGGCGCCACCTGGGCGGCGTGCCCGCGCTGACCACAGCCACCGGCAGCCAGATCGGCGCCACGCTGTTCCTCGCGCTGCCCGCCATCTGGCTCTGGCCTGCGCAGATGCCCAGCCTGCGCGCCTGGCTCGCGCTGCTGGCCCTGGGCATTGCCTGCACCGGCGTGGCGTACATCCTGTTCTTTCGCCTGATCGAACGCGCCGGCCCCGCCCGCGCGCTGACTGTGACTTTCCTTGTGCCCGTTTTCGCGCTCTTCTATGGCGCGGTCTTCCTGGGCGAGAGCATCACGCAGTGGATGCTGATCTGCGCGGTGGTGATCGTCTGCGGCGTGGCCCTGTCGACCGGCATCGTGAAGCTCGGCCCCACGCGCAAGGCCACAGTCTGA
- a CDS encoding protein-L-isoaspartate O-methyltransferase family protein — protein MNPTPTLERLRFNMIEQQIRPWDVLETDILELLAEIHREDYVPEEHRTLSFFDMELPLLDGSVPGEFMLSPKVEARTLQDLHIQKHESVLEIGTGSGFMAALLGARAAQVLSLEINPVLAARAAQTLRQNGVTNVEVRHADGAVPLASGPSFDVIVLSGSVARIPQNLLGSLKVGGRLSAIVGEEPMMRAHFVTRVSESKWETIQPWDIVAPRLLNFPEPSRFSF, from the coding sequence ATGAACCCCACCCCTACCCTCGAGCGCTTGCGCTTCAACATGATCGAACAGCAGATCCGCCCCTGGGATGTGCTGGAGACGGACATCCTCGAACTGCTGGCCGAAATCCACCGCGAAGACTACGTGCCGGAAGAACACCGCACGCTGTCGTTCTTCGACATGGAACTGCCCCTGCTCGACGGCTCCGTGCCCGGCGAGTTCATGCTCTCGCCCAAGGTCGAGGCCCGCACGCTGCAAGACCTGCACATCCAGAAGCACGAGTCGGTGCTTGAAATCGGCACCGGTTCCGGCTTCATGGCCGCCCTGCTCGGCGCCCGCGCCGCCCAGGTGCTGTCGCTTGAAATCAACCCCGTGCTGGCCGCCCGCGCCGCGCAGACGCTGCGCCAGAACGGCGTGACCAACGTCGAAGTGCGCCACGCCGACGGCGCCGTGCCGCTGGCCAGCGGCCCCAGCTTCGACGTGATCGTGCTCAGCGGCTCGGTCGCCCGCATTCCGCAGAACCTGCTGGGTTCGCTCAAGGTCGGTGGCCGCCTGTCGGCCATCGTGGGCGAAGAGCCGATGATGCGCGCCCATTTCGTCACCCGCGTGAGCGAAAGCAAGTGGGAAACCATCCAGCCCTGGGACATCGTGGCACCGCGCCTGCTGAACTTCCCCGAGCCCTCGCGCTTCTCGTTCTGA